The Blastococcus sp. HT6-4 genome window below encodes:
- a CDS encoding ABC transporter substrate-binding protein — MTEEHPVHRIPRRLAGGLLTLAVVATASACGDDDAAEPAAEPTTAEGGGWEYTDDLGTPVELDETPTRIAGLNDVMASLWNYGVEPVATFGQTSAADDVAFEGRDLSEVEIVGETYGQIDLEQLAAADPDLIITSVYPVDSEGTLDPTSPPYGIESPEQLDQLEQIAPVVAIAYRGSAADVMEQVADLAESLGADTGTIEAARADYEEAAAALTEAGEQGITVLPVYATPSEGWWMAKAGDDPQLRLYSDLGVDFVDPGGEGYFWQTAGWEDVPQYPSDVILYSLRGGMTPEEMAQQPTAALLPAIQAEQAYPWKYIGMDYAAQAEYMQELADWLDEADDVTP, encoded by the coding sequence ATGACCGAGGAGCATCCCGTGCACCGGATCCCCCGTCGCCTGGCCGGCGGCCTGCTGACGCTGGCCGTCGTGGCCACCGCGAGCGCCTGTGGCGACGACGACGCCGCCGAGCCCGCCGCCGAGCCCACGACCGCGGAGGGTGGCGGCTGGGAGTACACCGACGACCTGGGCACCCCCGTGGAGCTCGACGAGACCCCCACCCGGATCGCCGGGCTGAACGACGTCATGGCCTCGCTGTGGAACTACGGCGTCGAACCGGTCGCCACGTTCGGTCAGACCTCGGCCGCCGACGACGTCGCCTTCGAGGGCCGGGACCTCTCCGAGGTCGAGATCGTCGGCGAGACCTACGGCCAGATCGACCTCGAGCAGCTGGCCGCCGCCGACCCCGACCTGATCATCACCTCGGTCTACCCGGTCGACTCCGAGGGGACGCTCGACCCGACCTCCCCGCCGTACGGCATCGAGTCGCCCGAGCAGCTCGACCAGCTCGAGCAGATCGCCCCCGTCGTGGCGATCGCCTACCGCGGCTCGGCGGCCGACGTGATGGAGCAGGTGGCCGACCTCGCCGAGAGCCTGGGCGCGGACACCGGGACCATCGAGGCCGCCCGCGCCGACTACGAGGAGGCCGCGGCGGCGCTGACCGAGGCCGGCGAGCAGGGGATCACCGTGCTGCCCGTGTACGCGACCCCCTCCGAGGGCTGGTGGATGGCCAAGGCCGGGGACGACCCGCAGCTGCGCCTGTACTCCGACCTCGGCGTCGACTTCGTCGACCCGGGCGGCGAGGGGTACTTCTGGCAGACCGCCGGCTGGGAGGACGTCCCGCAGTACCCGAGCGACGTGATCCTGTACTCGCTGCGCGGCGGCATGACGCCGGAGGAGATGGCCCAGCAGCCGACCGCGGCGCTGCTGCCCGCGATCCAGGCCGAGCAGGCCTACCCCTGGAAGTACATCGGCATGGACTACGCCGCGCAGGCGGAGTACATGCAGGAGCTGGCCGACTGGCTCGACGAGGCCGACGACGTCACCCCGTGA
- a CDS encoding EamA family transporter encodes MRRPARPALGYAFTLAAAGLFAVNGTVSTLALEAGIPPTRLTALRCTGAAEVLLLALALRAPGRLRVQARELPLLAAFGVVGVALTQFLYYVAIGRLPVGIALVFEMTAPVFIALYVWLVRRERVRSRLWAALLLSLSGLVLVAQVWQGGGSLDAVGVAAALGAALCLATYYLLGERGTVGRDPVTLTCWSFVAAALFWAAAAPWWTFDAGVLGATVPVSVGELRLPLWLLVGWIVVLGAVLPFWLSIAALPHLAPTTAGLVATVEPVFASVVAWLWVEQVLTGWQVAGGIVVLTGIALAQTARTARAVPPLPESPAPLGS; translated from the coding sequence GTGCGCCGCCCCGCCCGCCCGGCCCTCGGGTACGCCTTCACCCTCGCCGCGGCAGGGCTGTTCGCCGTCAACGGCACGGTCTCGACCCTGGCCCTGGAGGCGGGCATCCCGCCCACCCGGCTGACGGCGCTGCGCTGCACCGGGGCGGCCGAGGTCCTGCTCCTCGCGCTGGCCCTCCGCGCGCCCGGCCGGCTGCGGGTGCAGGCGCGGGAGCTGCCGCTGCTCGCCGCCTTCGGGGTCGTCGGCGTGGCGCTGACCCAGTTCCTCTACTACGTCGCCATCGGGCGGCTGCCGGTCGGGATCGCGCTGGTCTTCGAGATGACCGCCCCGGTGTTCATCGCGCTGTACGTCTGGCTGGTCCGCCGCGAGCGGGTGCGCAGCCGGCTGTGGGCGGCGCTGCTGCTGTCGCTGTCCGGGCTGGTGCTCGTGGCGCAGGTCTGGCAGGGCGGCGGCTCGCTCGACGCCGTCGGCGTGGCGGCGGCGCTGGGTGCGGCGCTCTGCCTCGCCACCTACTACCTGCTCGGGGAGCGCGGCACGGTCGGCCGCGACCCGGTCACGCTGACCTGCTGGAGCTTCGTGGCCGCGGCGCTGTTCTGGGCCGCGGCCGCGCCGTGGTGGACCTTCGACGCCGGGGTGCTCGGCGCCACCGTGCCGGTGTCGGTCGGCGAGCTGCGGCTGCCGCTGTGGCTGCTGGTCGGCTGGATCGTCGTCCTCGGTGCGGTGCTGCCCTTCTGGCTCTCCATCGCCGCGCTTCCCCACCTGGCGCCCACCACGGCGGGGCTGGTGGCGACCGTCGAGCCGGTGTTCGCCTCCGTCGTCGCCTGGCTGTGGGTGGAGCAGGTGCTCACCGGCTGGCAAGTGGCCGGCGGGATCGTCGTCCTCACCGGCATCGCCCTGGCGCAGACGGCGCGCACGGCGCGGGCCGTGCCGCCGCTGCCCGAGAGCCCGGCCCCGCTCGGCTCGTGA
- a CDS encoding STAS domain-containing protein has protein sequence MVRPHEWDVTRRLARAPGGRRPWWVGNQAPGPPALRLRWEAAGGQAVVAVEGDLDLVTAPQLEAFVAERPLAGCVVLELDLGGVPSTGSAGLSALLAVRRWCLQHGIELRLRDVQPSVWRVFEATGLDVAFTASVPGPRAPEQELALF, from the coding sequence ATGGTTCGGCCGCACGAATGGGACGTCACGCGACGGCTGGCGCGGGCGCCGGGCGGCCGGCGCCCGTGGTGGGTCGGGAACCAGGCGCCCGGGCCGCCCGCGCTGCGGCTGCGCTGGGAGGCCGCCGGCGGGCAGGCCGTCGTCGCGGTCGAGGGAGACCTCGACCTGGTGACCGCACCGCAGCTGGAGGCCTTCGTCGCCGAACGACCGCTGGCCGGGTGCGTCGTCCTGGAGCTCGACCTGGGCGGGGTGCCGTCGACCGGATCGGCCGGCCTGTCCGCGCTGCTCGCCGTTCGGCGGTGGTGCCTGCAGCACGGCATCGAGCTGCGGCTGCGCGACGTGCAGCCGTCGGTCTGGCGGGTGTTCGAGGCGACCGGGCTCGACGTCGCCTTCACGGCGTCGGTGCCGGGTCCGCGGGCGCCGGAGCAGGAGCTGGCCCTGTTCTGA
- a CDS encoding thioesterase family protein: protein MRLAYDILGPVPVGPVRVGASVICPGRRIELVEAVLDAGDGPLMRLSAWRMRSRADGPPASPGPHPVPAGPDDGRPKRPAFFPTELAYHRALDWRFVSGTFNGPGPAAAWTRPECTLVAGEPMTPLQHLLVMTDAASGISATLDWTEATFANVDLTVALHRPPRGEWLGMDATTVLGDSGPAQCFAVLVDADGAVGRSSQSLFVEPR, encoded by the coding sequence GTGCGGCTGGCCTACGACATCCTCGGGCCGGTGCCGGTGGGCCCGGTGCGGGTGGGCGCCTCCGTCATCTGCCCCGGCCGGCGGATCGAGCTGGTGGAGGCGGTCCTCGACGCCGGGGATGGCCCGCTCATGCGGCTGTCGGCCTGGCGCATGCGCAGCCGCGCCGACGGCCCACCGGCCTCCCCCGGCCCGCACCCGGTCCCGGCCGGCCCGGACGACGGCCGCCCCAAGCGCCCGGCGTTCTTCCCCACCGAGCTCGCCTACCACCGCGCGCTGGACTGGCGGTTCGTGTCGGGCACCTTCAACGGCCCGGGCCCGGCCGCCGCGTGGACGCGTCCGGAGTGCACGCTGGTGGCCGGCGAGCCGATGACGCCCCTGCAGCACCTCCTCGTGATGACCGATGCGGCCAGCGGCATCTCGGCGACCCTGGACTGGACGGAGGCGACCTTCGCCAACGTCGACCTCACCGTGGCCCTGCACCGTCCGCCCCGCGGCGAATGGCTCGGTATGGACGCCACCACCGTGCTGGGCGACTCGGGCCCGGCGCAGTGCTTCGCCGTCCTCGTCGACGCCGACGGGGCCGTCGGCCGGTCCAGCCAGTCGCTGTTCGTCGAGCCCCGCTGA
- a CDS encoding mechanosensitive ion channel family protein, with product MDAWTDVLRWLSGRGLEVVLIVLGSVLLARFIGWAGTRITDRIDRNSTDGDALVRSEAAKHRHSLTQVLTWAAVVLVYSISVFFVLDRLGIPVTGLVAPATVLGVGLGFGAQRIVGDVLAGFFIITERQYGFGDVVSIQVVGGGEPAEGTVEDVTLRVTRVRSPNGEVVTVPNGQIVKVVNLSRDWARAVVDVPVPTSVDVNRANEILREVGRSAFRDPAMRPLLLDPPTVMGVETLGLDEVNVRVVARTLPGKQFEVGRDLRARIVDAFRSQGMQVPQPTSVAVPDGATAVQEAVR from the coding sequence GTGGATGCGTGGACAGACGTCCTGCGCTGGCTGTCCGGACGCGGTCTCGAGGTCGTGCTCATCGTGCTCGGCTCGGTGCTGCTGGCCCGGTTCATCGGCTGGGCAGGCACCCGGATCACCGACCGGATCGACCGCAACTCCACCGACGGGGACGCGCTCGTGCGCTCCGAGGCCGCCAAGCACCGGCACTCGCTCACCCAGGTGCTCACCTGGGCGGCGGTGGTGCTCGTCTACTCGATCTCGGTCTTCTTCGTCCTCGACCGCCTCGGCATCCCGGTGACCGGCCTGGTCGCGCCGGCCACGGTGCTCGGCGTGGGGCTGGGCTTCGGCGCCCAGCGCATCGTCGGTGACGTCCTCGCGGGCTTCTTCATCATCACCGAGCGCCAGTACGGGTTCGGCGACGTCGTCTCCATCCAGGTGGTCGGCGGCGGCGAGCCGGCCGAGGGCACCGTCGAGGACGTGACCCTGCGCGTGACCCGGGTGCGCTCGCCCAACGGCGAGGTCGTCACCGTGCCGAACGGCCAGATCGTGAAGGTCGTCAACCTCTCGCGCGACTGGGCCCGCGCCGTCGTGGACGTCCCGGTGCCCACCAGCGTCGACGTGAACCGGGCCAACGAGATCCTCCGCGAGGTCGGCCGGTCGGCCTTCCGCGACCCGGCGATGCGCCCGCTGCTGCTCGACCCGCCCACCGTCATGGGCGTCGAGACGCTCGGGCTCGACGAGGTCAACGTGCGCGTGGTGGCCCGCACGCTGCCCGGCAAGCAGTTCGAGGTCGGCCGCGACCTGCGGGCCCGCATCGTGGACGCCTTCCGCAGCCAGGGCATGCAGGTGCCGCAGCCCACCTCGGTCGCGGTGCCTGACGGCGCGACCGCCGTCCAGGAGGCGGTCCGATGA
- a CDS encoding zinc-binding dehydrogenase produces MAAGARVVAVDVAPGALELARELGAEHAVDGAGDVPAAVAELTGGGAHASLDALGAAVTCANSVRSLRPRGRHVQVGLLPPAQGRPEVPMDRVVALELAVLGSHGMAAHAYPELLGLIAAGRLDPGRLVTRRLALDDAGAALATVGAAPGIAVVTSF; encoded by the coding sequence GTGGCCGCCGGCGCCCGGGTGGTGGCCGTCGACGTCGCGCCCGGCGCGCTGGAGCTCGCCCGCGAGCTGGGCGCCGAGCACGCGGTCGACGGCGCCGGCGACGTGCCCGCGGCCGTGGCCGAGCTGACCGGCGGCGGCGCGCACGCCTCGCTCGACGCCCTCGGCGCCGCGGTCACCTGCGCGAACTCCGTCCGCAGCCTCCGGCCGCGCGGCCGGCACGTCCAGGTCGGGCTGCTGCCGCCGGCGCAGGGCCGCCCCGAGGTGCCGATGGACCGGGTGGTCGCGCTCGAGCTGGCGGTGCTGGGCAGCCACGGCATGGCCGCGCACGCCTATCCGGAGCTGCTGGGCCTGATCGCGGCCGGCCGGCTCGACCCGGGCCGGCTGGTCACCCGCCGGCTGGCCCTGGACGACGCCGGGGCCGCGCTCGCCACGGTAGGCGCGGCACCCGGGATCGCCGTCGTGACCTCGTTCTGA
- a CDS encoding bifunctional o-acetylhomoserine/o-acetylserine sulfhydrylase: MSDPQSWSFETRQIHAGTSPDPTTGARALPIYATTAYQFRDTQHAADLFALAEMGNIYTRIMNPTQDALEQRVASLEGGVAALAVASGQAAETLAILNLAEAGDHVVASASLYGGTYNLLHHSLPKMGITVSFVEDPDDPENWQSLVQDNTRAFFAESIGNPKGDILDIETVAGVAHRNGVPLIIDNTIATPYLIRPFEFGADVVVHSATKYLGGHGTVIAGLIVDGGTFDWTGGRHPMFTTPDPTYHGVVYADLGAPAFALKARVQLLRDLGPAVSPFNAFLVVQGIETLSLRMERHVSNAQRVAEFLEAHDEVDRVNYPGLASSPWHAAQQKYAPKGAGAVLTFELHGGVEAGKRFVEALELHSHVANIGDVRSLVIHPASTTHSQLTPEEQLTTGVTPGLVRLAVGLEGVEDILADLEAGFRAAKGA; the protein is encoded by the coding sequence ATGAGCGACCCGCAGAGCTGGAGCTTCGAGACCCGGCAGATCCACGCCGGCACGAGCCCCGACCCCACGACCGGCGCCCGCGCGCTGCCGATCTACGCGACCACCGCCTACCAGTTCCGCGACACCCAGCACGCCGCGGACCTGTTCGCGCTGGCCGAGATGGGCAACATCTACACGCGGATCATGAACCCGACGCAAGACGCGCTCGAGCAGCGCGTGGCCTCGCTCGAGGGCGGCGTCGCGGCCCTGGCCGTCGCGTCGGGCCAGGCGGCCGAGACCCTGGCCATCCTCAACCTCGCCGAGGCCGGCGACCACGTCGTCGCGTCGGCCTCCCTCTACGGCGGCACCTACAACCTGCTGCACCACTCGCTGCCGAAGATGGGGATCACGGTCTCCTTCGTCGAGGACCCCGACGACCCGGAGAACTGGCAGTCGCTGGTCCAGGACAACACCCGGGCGTTCTTCGCCGAGTCGATCGGCAACCCGAAGGGCGACATCCTCGACATCGAGACGGTCGCCGGGGTCGCGCACCGCAACGGGGTGCCGCTCATCATCGACAACACCATCGCGACGCCGTACCTGATCCGCCCGTTCGAGTTCGGCGCCGACGTCGTCGTCCACTCGGCCACCAAGTACCTGGGCGGCCACGGCACCGTCATCGCCGGCCTGATCGTCGACGGCGGGACGTTCGACTGGACCGGGGGCCGCCACCCCATGTTCACGACGCCGGACCCGACGTACCACGGCGTGGTCTACGCCGACCTGGGCGCGCCGGCCTTCGCGCTCAAGGCGCGGGTGCAGCTGCTGCGCGACCTGGGCCCGGCGGTCTCGCCGTTCAACGCCTTCCTGGTGGTGCAGGGCATCGAGACCCTCTCGCTGCGCATGGAGCGGCACGTGAGCAACGCCCAGCGGGTGGCGGAGTTCCTCGAGGCGCACGACGAGGTGGACCGGGTCAACTACCCGGGGCTGGCCTCCTCGCCGTGGCACGCCGCGCAGCAGAAGTACGCCCCGAAGGGCGCCGGCGCCGTCCTCACCTTCGAGCTGCACGGCGGCGTCGAGGCGGGGAAGCGGTTCGTGGAGGCCCTGGAGCTGCACAGCCACGTCGCCAACATCGGTGACGTCCGCAGCCTGGTGATCCACCCGGCGTCGACCACGCACTCGCAGCTCACGCCGGAGGAGCAGCTCACCACCGGCGTCACCCCGGGTCTGGTGCGGCTGGCCGTGGGCCTGGAGGGCGTCGAGGACATCCTGGCCGACCTCGAGGCCGGGTTCCGCGCCGCCAAGGGCGCCTGA
- a CDS encoding homoserine O-acetyltransferase, with amino-acid sequence MGGWVEGDPVGDRRFLDLPAPFPLDRGGTLPAVRIAYETWGTLAPDGGNAVLVEHALTGDSHVVGPAAEGHPTPGWWSGIVGPGAALDTDRFFVVCANVLGGCQGTTGPSSTAPDGRRWGSRFPEVTVGDQVRAEVALADALGIPRWAAVAGGSMGGMRALEWAVAEPARVEALFFLASGAVASADQIGTQTTQQAAVRADARWAGGDYAPDAPPVDGLGIARRIAHLTYRSGLELDARFGVQVQDDGRYAVASYLDHHADKLARRFDAGSYVLLTEAMNSWDVGRGRGGVEAALARVTARALVAGVDSDRLYPVEQQQRVADALGVPLRVISSPYGHDGFLIETAAVGALLTELLGKP; translated from the coding sequence GTGGGCGGGTGGGTCGAGGGCGACCCGGTCGGCGACCGGCGCTTCCTCGACCTGCCCGCCCCCTTCCCGCTGGACCGCGGCGGGACCCTGCCCGCCGTGCGGATCGCCTACGAGACCTGGGGCACCCTCGCCCCCGACGGCGGGAACGCCGTGCTGGTGGAGCACGCGCTCACCGGCGACAGCCACGTCGTCGGCCCGGCCGCGGAGGGGCATCCGACGCCCGGCTGGTGGAGCGGCATCGTCGGGCCGGGCGCGGCCCTGGACACCGACCGCTTCTTCGTCGTCTGCGCCAACGTGCTCGGCGGCTGCCAGGGCACGACCGGGCCGTCGTCGACCGCGCCGGACGGCCGCCGCTGGGGATCACGCTTCCCCGAGGTGACCGTGGGCGACCAGGTGCGCGCCGAGGTCGCGCTCGCCGACGCGCTCGGCATCCCCCGCTGGGCGGCGGTGGCCGGCGGGTCGATGGGCGGCATGCGGGCGCTGGAGTGGGCCGTGGCCGAACCGGCGCGGGTCGAGGCGCTCTTCTTCCTCGCGTCGGGCGCCGTCGCCTCGGCCGACCAGATCGGCACGCAGACCACCCAGCAGGCCGCCGTCCGGGCCGACGCGCGCTGGGCGGGCGGGGACTACGCGCCCGACGCCCCGCCGGTGGACGGCCTGGGGATCGCCCGCCGGATCGCCCACCTCACCTACCGCAGCGGGCTGGAGCTCGACGCCCGCTTCGGCGTGCAGGTGCAGGACGACGGCCGCTACGCCGTCGCCTCCTACCTCGACCACCACGCCGACAAGCTCGCCCGCCGCTTCGACGCCGGAAGCTACGTGCTGCTCACCGAGGCGATGAACAGCTGGGACGTCGGCCGGGGCCGCGGCGGCGTCGAGGCCGCGCTGGCCCGCGTGACCGCCCGCGCGCTCGTCGCGGGCGTGGACAGCGACCGGCTGTACCCGGTGGAGCAGCAGCAGCGGGTGGCCGACGCGCTCGGCGTCCCGCTGCGCGTCATCTCCTCGCCGTACGGGCACGACGGCTTCCTGATCGAGACCGCCGCCGTCGGCGCGCTGCTGACCGAGCTGCTGGGGAAACCGTGA